Part of the Sylvia atricapilla isolate bSylAtr1 chromosome 1, bSylAtr1.pri, whole genome shotgun sequence genome, ACTTTTCTTTaggaaacaagcagaaaaaatagCAACCTAGAATTCAAAAATGTTTCATATATGGTGACAAAACTGGTGCTTAATTGTTTAAAATTTGCTCCTAAAGGAAGTTGATATCTCAGCTTAAGAATTATATGGGAATAGTTAGCTAATTTACCCACTGTATCTGTGTTTCTTAGaggtatttatttcttaatactACTGTATATAAAATAGTAAATTTTAGCACCGTGTACTTTATATAACTTCAGGAAGATGtagctttttctttaaaaaaaaatccatgtaatGTATTGATTGCTTCACTTCTCTGCCTGAGCTGTGTTTATAAACTAGGCTAAAGCTCAACACTTTCTCATGGTATTACTCCAgaattttactattttttcttGTGTACTGACTGTTATCATTGTCATGGCCAAAGCATGAAAATATATGGAAGACTGTTGGTTAAGAGAGATTCCTCGCAAATCCCATGTCCAATCTTGAGGAACTATGCTAATTAAGGGGGCAGATGTGAGATTGTTTCTCcctaaaaatgttatttcctcAAAGGGTACCAGTACCATATTCTGTGTCCTCCTTAGGCCACATGAATCTGGAGCACATGTGGATTTGTGCTTCTCTAGACCAGAGTAAAACATGGTGGGAGAGTAAGCAGTGTACATcacaagagagagagaaatcagtTCCAGATAATGAATGCACATTTTCCTACAGTATACTTGAGAGACAACAGTTGTGCAGTAattaagaaaagcaagaaagttGTTGGGTGTTTTTAATGATCATGCTTACTATCTTAGGAGCCTGTGTGTTCTGTGCAGTACCTGTATCCAAGGGCATTCTTCTTGCTCCTTGGTGGAATTGTTACACTTTAGACCTTAGCTGTCTGCAGCTTTCATTAATGCAGCTTCCTTTGTTTGAATTTACTGTTTCCTGCTAGGAAAACAATTCTTTAGAGGAGATGTTTTCATTCTCTAAGATAATTTTTCAGCAGTTCTTATagcttgtttttctctcctctatTCCCACCTTCCTTGGTTTCCCTATCCTcttcattttatcttttaaaaccTGTGTATGGCCTAAGTGCTCTTATTTGTTCTGTCAGTTTGCAGTGATGTGGAAGAACTCACCTGACTTCCCTATACTTCAGCTTCACCCTTCAGACCAGGATGCAGTGCTGGTTTACCAAGGAGATACTGACCCAAGTGGACTTTTTTGTTgtagcttttgtttttccatgtaTCAAAAAAACACGCTTGGACTCATTTctttaggaaataatttcttacatACAAGTGGAGAGTAAGAGAgaggattttcttcttctgtgtctCTGAAGTTGCAAATGCAGAAGTGATTCTGCAAGAAATATTCTTGTGGATACTTACTTCAGTGCTGGGTGGTTTTTAAGGAATGGGGGATGGAAAAACCTTCTGTGTGTGCAAGTTCTTCTGACCTTCTGTGACCTTACAGGAAGGCCTTTTTTGGCATGAAGCTGGTTTTGGGTAGAAGTGTGATTTCACATGTTGAGCTGGGGTTTTCACAACCACATACATTTCATGTTTGCTGTTAGAAAAGTCTGTGTGAATTGTTCCTCTTTCAACTCTTATGGGGATAAGAAGGGGGAGTCACCATCCTGCCTTACCATAAGACTGAAACTTTTGAAAGTTGAACAAGATCCCTAGAGACATTGGGTTACGTCAGATAGCTGGAAAATGcgtgtatattttaaaaacctgtttttccttcactggtcaattaaaataaaaatcacagccCAGCAAACCTTGTGACTGGGatacaaaaagaataaaatttcaaCTTCTGCATTTAGttctgaaattaaatatcttcttttccatccTAGTGTACACTTGACTCAGAAGTGGCTCTGCGAGTGGGAGGTGATTTCTTCTTTGATCCTCAGCCTGGTGACTCCCCAGTAAACCTAGTGCTGATAGCAGGGGGTGTTGGAATTAACCCATTGTTTTCTATACTGCTGCATATAGCAGATCTTCATGGATACCAAGAGGGTAAAGGAAATAGACACAAATTGGGAACAGCGAAGCTGTACTACAGTGCAAAAAATACGAGTGAACTCTTATTTAAGGTAAatcaaatgttttttaaaaatacaggtcTCAGCTATTCAGCTACTTGTGTGTGTTGATGTTACCAAATTCCAGAGAGTCTTTCTGTGTAAGACACTGTACAAAGAGAGACAAAAGTCACTTCCTGCCTCAAATCCTGTGTGTTGTTAACTACTTATGCCAGTGTACAAATTAAGGCTGTTATGGGACATACCTGTTCAAATCAAAATTGATTTTGATTAGTCAGGTACCCCTAGATTTTGCTATTTCCCTGCATTTTACTATGATCTTGCAAGAGCATCATAGTATACCaaagattatatatatatatacatatatgtgtattCACACTAATAGTATGCATGGTGCTATAATACTGTAATCACATAGTCTAAGTAGAGATTGAATGTAAAGACTAGAAAAGAGTAATTACATCCAAAGGAAATACTTTCTAAAATAACAGCCAAGCTTTACTGATAATGCATTAGTCACTAATAAGTACTAGTGTATGAATGAAGGATTTATAGCTGCTTTTAAAACTGCCTGTGCAGTACTTCTTCAACATTTATTCAGCAGTTAAAGACCAGTTGTCAGCTCAGCCATTAAGGGTTATTAACAATATTTTAGAGCCAAATCAGCACAGCTTCTGTAAAGAAGCATCCAAAATGATTTATGGGTTTTCAAAGTATTGAAAGCTTTTGATATTGAAGGATTTTCAGGAACAGTTGATTCCAGAAACTGTGTATAGGAACCATCActagttttatttctgtacttcTACCATGTTTCTGAATATAGagatatttgctttctttgaaaagtaatttctttgttGGTAGAAACAGAATAATTTGCTCTTCCTTTTGGCCACCTACTGATCTCCCAGTCTGTTCTAAGCATGCACAGGTTTTTCCAGTGCCATAGTGACACTCCCAGCATTCACTTAAGCAGGTTTATGACAGCAGAGCTTTTGCACTAAAGCTTCTGGGATAGAAGAGAAGAGCGTCATGCAGAGCGcttaaaataaatccttccctTCGTTCTTCACATGTCCCTCAGATCCAGAACATGTCAGTCAAAATTCTTCACTTCTGTGCAGAGGATTGAGGAATAGAATCTCTAGCAGCCTTTATTTATGCTGTTGTGACAAACATCTGTACAGGATGTGTACAATCTCCAGGAGCACCTGCTGGGTTATCACTGGTGGTTTGGAGGATGTGgtccctggaggagcagctgtgtATGGGCTGACAAGGGCAGAGGGAGATGCCACTGTGGGGTCTGATCCTCACTGTGCATGGGCTCTCATGTCACAGGCTGAGGCACTGGAAATATCCTTAGTGCAAATGATAGAAGCAACAGCATTAGGGATACAAAGACAGCAAATCAATAGTAGAGGTACTGGTGGAACACTGTACAGCAGTGGCAGTATGTGCTGCTCTTCATCCCGTGTCTTTTTAGGGATTCAGGAACAGATTTTCTATAAAGTAGAATcttcctggggttttttggttttttgttttttttttttggttaagcAATCCAGGGCAGACTCAGTGTAGTAACTAGTTAACAAGCAAACACTTAACAAAATTAGCACATTGgcctagaaattatttttatttcagaatattttaaagaatttccaGTGTCTATTCCAGCAGTGAAAATCCTATATAATGCAGAATCTAGACAGTAGCTAAATCTTAATTTCAGAACTAACTTCAGCATCTGACTAACACATTCTTTTTTTGCTATGATTTGAACTGAAGCCGCTGGGGGTTTAGTGGTAACTTATCACAGCTGTGACTTGGGGGAACTGAAAATGAGTTTATACTTTCTACTCTGCTAAAAATAACATTAGCATTACGTGGTGGTTGGTTTTACTTGAGAACATGAGACAGTAAAGGGTCTAGTGACCTTATCAGATAAACCAGACAAGACTCAAAAAATTCCTAACTAATGGTAAATAGAtactgcagggttttttttttttaaatggaaaaccCCTATGGAAGTGGAAGGAAGAAATACTGAGAATTCATGAGGGGAAGAAATTGGGAAATTACCTAACTGGATCTACAGATTGTAATCTGTgtcagaaaaggagaaaagcactAACATAGCTGGCAGGGTATTTGCATTCCAAGTGTGGGAATTCTGTGTATGTGTGCAGGTCAGAACTGTGGAATCACACCCATCAGGTACTCAGTGCTGAAATGCAAAGTCTTGGTTCTCAGTAGTAATCACTGGCATTCTGGGACTGTTTGCATACATCTGCTTTGATTTAATGGCCTGTGGTGTAAGCAAGTGTGTTtaacattacagaaaaatattcttggtTTGATGAAGGCGTTTCCTAGAAAGATCACATGTTGTTTCCACGTCACCCAGCAGCGCTCACAGATCTGTAAAGAACTGCAGCCACACATTACAGGTAAATGTCATGGCATCGTACAGAGATGCTATCTGAAGCCCAGGTTTGATTACATCCTTACAGCATCAAGTTGTGCATAATAACCcagcatttttacttttaaataagtTCAAAATGAGATGTGAGTTCAAGAGTTTTCTCTTACTTATTCAGCTTTGCAGAATAGTTTTGTCTTCgcagtttttgttttcctctgttaaTCCTAAACTTTACATGGATATTTCCCACTGCAGACTTTATTCCAGAAACTATTAAGCAAACGCTGTTTACTTTCCTTAAGGTGGCATTGATGAAGGATAAGCTGACTGCTTGACAGAGATACTTCAGCATGTTTCCATGTCTGCTGTATTTGTGTTAGAAATACCCGTTTTTTTTTACGTAAATTTGGGATTTTACTTGTCTGTAAGCCATGTTTCTCTTCAGTGACTAATACCCTCTGTATTCCAAGTACAAGCAGTGATCTAAAtacccagaaaaacaaatggtTTTGGAAGCCTTAAATCTCAATACCGATTATCCTGAAACAGGCCAGGCATTTTTAAGAAATGACTGCTTGAAATACCTCAAACCAGACAGTATTTTTGAAATGACTTAAtgattaataattttgttttcattttctactttttttttctttgtcagagGGAAGAATATCTGAAAAAGATCTAGAGAAACACGTATCTAATGATACTTCATGGTACATCTGTGGACCCCCTCCAATGATAGAATCTATATCCAAACTACTCATTAACATTGGTGTTCCTagaaactgtgttttctttgagaaatgGTGGTAGCGCCACctgctgaagagaaaatatattattatttccaGTGTATTTTGACAAGGGAAAATGTACAGAAATGGACTACGAATTATTTGGAAGACTTTAATGAAGATGTCCTCAATGATGGAAGTGGGCCTTTAATTTAACTGTAATACAGCTGCAatacagtgctgctgctttgggggaaagaaaagtgattttatATTAAAGAGATTAActattctggttttttgttggtttgccTTTTCTGTTTATAAGGATAATTCAGGCCACAACTTCTGAATCTGCTCCGAATGAGTACACCTTCCCAGTTCTATATAATACATTTACTATTTTTATagaagaggagctgctgtgttgTGACTTCCTTCTCTTGCCAtttcttctcagaagaaaaaacccaccttttATGTGGTTTATGTAAGTAAATCATTTGTGTTGACAAAGCTATTTTCTTGTCATCCTGTTTAGCCCTGAGTTGAAAGTGTTGAGTGCAGCAGTCTTAAGAATTCCTGTatcctgtgctggtgctgaggtGGTTCAGCCAAGCCTGTGCTTGCATGGGCCATGTTCTCAAAAGCAGCACTGGCCACCAAGAGCCACAGTCCTGTTGCATGAAGTGGAGAGCTTCAGGGGATTCCAGGACATACTGCTTGGAGAAAAGTCTTTGGAAAGTTTGGTTTTGCAAGGCATAAGTGTACCTCTAGGTGTAATGGCTTATACCTGAGCCCTTCCTGAATGAACCTTCTTTGTCCAACTTTTAGAAAAAATCATAGAAATTAGAAGAGCAACAAAATCTATGAGTTTGTAATTATCTGCATAGACAGTTCAAGTCTTTAAGTGGCAGAGATTCCTGCTGTACATTTGAAAACCTCAGTCAGGAACAGCATCAAAATTAATACTGAATTAGTAAAAACCTTAAATGGATAAGGCCTTCCCTTTGTTAGTGGCTCCTTTTGTTGAGTTATATGTTTCAGTCATAGTCAGCTAGGTAATGCATCAAGTTCCTTGCCATCagtgtctccctgctctgccttaAATAATGGGTTGCAGAGACACTGAACCAATCAGCCAATTCCCATCAGCCTACTACAGTCATGTTGCTGTGAAgcacttttgtttttcaagcaTAATGTCACTGTGGTTGGCTAAGGCGGCCTCAAGCCCAGTAGTAGTTCTGTCCCAAGAAGTCATTTCAACTCCAGCACACTCCAGTTGTCCCCTCTTTTTATCAGTCTGGTATGTTGTACAGCTTGGGGGCTACTTATTGCCACATCCATGTGCACCTCATCCTCAAACTGCAGAGGCAGCCCTGCTGGAAAGGCCAGGCCCTTGCTTTGAGTGAAGCACAAAGCTACTCCTGGGACTGTCAGAAGCtgataaattaaatattcccagcactgcctgggcaTTGAAGAGAACAGGCCATACCTGCTGCCACTCAGAACCCACAGAACTTAAGGACAGGCTGCATTTTCCATCAGGACAGGTGACTCTCATTGATGGACCCTTAAGAGTTGCCTTTTGGGGACAGTATTGTCTGATGTACTGATGAGGCGTTGCCCCTAAGTttgtgctttctgctgcttgGAGCCTCATCCACTTAGGTCCGTGCTTGTGTTCCATGTGGTGCCACTGCCAGCTGCCATCGCTGGCCCCCTGCACAGCCACTGCAGGCCCAGAGGGGCTGTCTCATCCAGTCCCTCCTCCTCAAACGAGAGGAAGATTCCTTCTGAGTACCCCTACTGCAATGAATGCTTCTTGTTAGTTCACTCTAGAATGTAAATAGGACGGCGTGCTTGTCACAAAAAATAACACCAACGGGGTTTTGTGTTCACAGAGATCACAGCTGACATGTCAGAGCTTGATGCTTGAAAGAAGCAGGGTTTTCCTAGGAATGTGCAATACACTGCTATCAGGAAGTACTGGTGCCCTAAAATAGCCACACACTAGGCTTGTCTGTATTTTAACAGTGTCATGGTGAAAAGATTCTGAGAAgcctttaaatgttttcttatgACTTCTAAATCATTTCATGAATTATAAACTGCTATAAATTTCTTCCCTTAATGCAGAGCCTTTCTGCAGCCCAAATTACATCTCTTTCACAAACCCTCCTCAGACCTGCACCAAAATGTCCTTTTAACGAAAGGCATTTTGAAACCCTTTGCTTCTGTCATCATCCTCTTTTCCCTCTAACCTCCTTCTGTCATCCCCTGTTACACTCAGCCTGAGTGCTGTGGGGCAAGGACATATCTCTCCAATTGTGTGGGCTCACCCACCTGAAGAGCAGGACGAAACACACATAACACTGCCCCAAAACATGGACAAGAGTAATTATTTCATACCCCCTGCCCCCAAATAGTGGTAACCTCTGGTACTGGGAGCAAGAAGTCCTTTCTTACCTTGTAATAAATGTGATTTCTAAGCCAAGAAATCAGGAAAGTTGTTGACATCCCCTTCCTCCACAGTCTTTTCCTGTTGACACTTAAGAATCTTTTGGAAGTCTCTAAAGAGTTTCTGGTCTTTTAGACGTCAGTTTCACCTTTAAGTCCGTTACTGGATCTGACTCTGCCATAATTGAAGATAAAAATAACATCCCAGAAACACAACCCACATAAACACATGGTCTACAAATAATTCAATAAATGTGATAGTGGTCTGCACTGGCAGGAACAgagagcagcccctgctgtTCAGCTGCTACTGAGTTGGGAGAAATATTCTCATCACTTTGGTGAATCTTGTCACtgtagaaaatgttttttcttcttacgCTTGTGCCATCAGCTGAGGAACagctgaaggagagaaaaagtagactgatgcttttttattttttgcaataAAGGATAAGGAGTGAGACATGTGTccatttatacatttatattttaacttAAGGAGGTTTGTGAGTTACTGGTGTTGCAGCCTGATTAGAccttatcttccttttcttcctgtgacGCATATTATACCTGTTAGCCATGTGCTCATCTGGTACAAAGAGTATCAAATATTCTTACGGTATTTGCATCAATTAGCTGGAAAAAGAGTGGCTATTCAGTTATCATTGTATCATTTTAGTTAGTAGGGTGCTTTTATAAGTGAGTAACAGCCTTAAAattgaaaagccttttttctcccttcagtgtATAGGTAAGGTACTGATTAGAGTCAGCTGCCACATCCAGCACCACAGGCACCTTCCTGAGGATGAAGGCTTTGGCAAGATCACCTTTTAAAGCCAAAACCACATCTTCACTAACAGCCTCAGAGACATGAATTTGTGCCTACCACTACAGTTCATAGGTGCGTTGTTTGTTGGCATTCCTCATACTTTCGAGAAACATTTATCAGCAAGAAATTAGTATCTGCTCTTCTTACACTCTTCAGTTCTGGGAGGATGAAATTCCTGCATGAAAAGCTGATCATGCTTCATTTCTGCCCTATAATTGGCTCCCTGAGGCAAATGTAGAGTCACAGCAACTACAAAGAAAAAGGGTATCCAAATGCAGAGCTCTTCCTCTGCTCAACCTCAGGAATTGAGGCTGACAGAGGAGCCAAATTAGGGAGAAATGGGTATATTGTTTTGTACTCAGCTTCATTTCCACACATGTATTAAAGCTACTTTGGgctatttcatttttactgttttcaagTGCACAGATCCAATAACCAAAGAGATAATGCAAGCTGAAGTACCAGTCCCATCGTTTGTGCATTTAACCCCTGTTAAAAAACCTATTTTCATTATGATGCTTCAAGAATTTGGACACCGTACCCATCATAGTTGTACCCttctgcccctgctccctgtTGCAATTTAAAAACCCTTTTCCATCTTTCATTTAATTAAGCCACTGCTCTTTGACATTCCTCATTTGCCTCATCCaatcttttcttaaacacctccagggaagATGACTCCACCTCCACCATTTGCCTCACCACTATtgccccaggcagccccttccaatgcctggGCTGGATTTTCTCCTTTGAACTTCTCCTGTGTAACAGCTGGTGGCTTGTTCAGATGACCACTTGCTGACTGCTCTCTTTCACTTCCCTGGCCACTCTGGTGGCCCTGCTTTTTTCAGGCCCAAAATGGCGAAGGCAGCTGAGATAAAATGCAGATAACAGCTGTGGAGACTTGCTGCTTGCACCACAGacctgccttccccagccctcaTCACATCAGGATCATCTGTCTGAGAGATGATTTAGGCTTTCTCACTCTCCTTAGGACAGGCATGTGGCACAAGCACACACATAACTTCAGATAGCTGAATCAGCTCAGAGTAAATCAAAGTCACAACTGGAACTGATTCTGAGATtataaaccccaaaccctgccctgtTGAAATTGAAAAAACATGCAACTTCTCCTCCACTCTTCCCAACCGTAACCCAGGAAGAAACCGTTTTAGAGGAACCAAGTTTTAAATCAAGCCTTCACTTAAACAAGTGTGACTTCCCCACAGGGCCTTCCATGCtcttttgggaaaggaaaaacaagtaGCCAGTTCTGTAGTACCAGTAACTCAGTAAGGAGCTTCTCCTCATCACGACTTAGAGAACTGAGCTTCCTCCTTTTGGGGACAAGTAACTGGCATTTGTGCAAACACCACAAATAAGGAATCTCCTCATGacctttatttctctttagtTTTGTAAGCAGATGGGATTCAGTTAAACAAGGTCAAATTGCAATCCAATAAACGTTTTCtattaaaaagtatttggaGAGGTCTTTCTACTGCAACACTTTCTACTAGCAAAACGTTCATCAAATACAGTGAATTTTTAAACAAGATTAATACAAAGCTGGTCCTTGAGATAAAGAAACCATCATCTTATGCTAATAAAATCTGCAAACAGGAACTTAAAATTGTACAAAGCAGAGACCTTGTATTTAAGCAGAACAACGGCAGCAACCTATTTTTGAGGCTATTTGAACCCCAGTGTAATCTCAAAATACCAaatgaaacaactgaaaaatagcATCAGAAACTGAAGTTACTTACAGTCCTGTGGTTAAACCACTGAATTCAAAATAAACCACTCTTTAATCAATGACAAAACTACCactgtgctttgtgtgtgtgaaatcaAATGGTTTAAACTTGAGTGCCTTCATCCCaattaaatgaatatttaagtgatgtaatttttcccttctctgcaaTGTTCTGCCAACTGAGTAATTTTTAGGCATGAAAGATGCTTTTGAACCACTTTAGGTGCACATCTGATACAGAACACAGTCCTTTGTACAGCATTTTGATTTGAAGACTAAGGAAAATCATCAAGCATAAATCAgtcaagggaaaaaacattaaATCACTTACAGAGCTCTACCTCTtgctttaaaacaagaaaagccGGGGAATTTACAGTGTTTTTCTCAGCTTGTTACC contains:
- the OXNAD1 gene encoding oxidoreductase NAD-binding domain-containing protein 1 isoform X1, giving the protein MAHATIYLGCTVPQLLRGAQSRIFPSHSALGALRHSAVCYCTGNGTIKSKRKMDHLERTANNFRQEVITQAKVCGITNESETVKRLRLAIANKDFTFKAGQWVDFFIPGVSVVGGFSICSSPGLLEREGILELAVKHTVHPPAHWIHTECTLDSEVALRVGGDFFFDPQPGDSPVNLVLIAGGVGINPLFSILLHIADLHGYQEGKGNRHKLGTAKLYYSAKNTSELLFKKNILGLMKAFPRKITCCFHVTQQRSQICKELQPHITEGRISEKDLEKHVSNDTSWYICGPPPMIESISKLLINIGVPRNCVFFEKWW